The Kluyveromyces marxianus DMKU3-1042 DNA, complete genome, chromosome 6 genome window below encodes:
- the MET31 gene encoding Met31p has protein sequence MNEDGLFFQKAAEAIMVTSLNSEKVDPTIRELLNRVKYVSTPANTPQQPQQSRKNVAFSDLSTYNNGDGQYGASHIQSHNQVNPSSNHSNNVSAGLIAPENKTILNYFDRLLSNPVDFNNQKSGTYNGNLHHNPMTSASSSGDQLRLGEGKTKRRKLDSQTSSDMSDAQSDNYKSNHKSTENGDSEDKGFPCQQCHMIFRRSSDLRRHERQHLSILPNICTLCGKGFARKDALKRHFDTQTCKRNRQKLLSIGGDINEILERARQSGANIYSGPAKQTSP, from the coding sequence ATGAATGAAGACGGTTTGTTTTTCCAGAAAGCAGCAGAGGCAATTATGGTGACTAGCTTGAATTCAGAAAAGGTGGATCCAACTATACGGGAGTTGTTGAACCGAGTGAAATACGTGAGCACCCCTGCAAACACACCACAGCAGCCGCAACAGTCACGGAAGAATGTTGCTTTCTCTGATTTATCCACTTACAATAATGGAGATGGCCAGTATGGAGCGAGTCACATTCAGTCACACAATCAGGTCAATCCATCTTCCAATCACAGCAACAATGTTTCTGCTGGTCTAATTGCCCCAGAGAATAAGACGATATTGAACTATTTTGATAGACTATTGTCCAATCCCGTCGATTTCAACAATCAAAAGTCTGGTACATATAACGGAAACTTACACCATAATCCAATGACATCTGCTTCAAGTAGCGGGGATCAGCTTCGACTTGGCGAAGGTAAAACTAAGAGACGCAAGCTGGACTCCCAAACGTCATCAGACATGTCCGATGCTCAGTCTGACAACTACAAATCAAATCATAAAAGTACCGAAAATGGTGATTCCGAAGATAAGGGATTCCCATGCCAGCAGTGCCATATGATTTTCCGTCGTAGTAGCGATCTAAGAAGACATGAAAGGCAGCATCTATCAATTCTACCGAATATCTGCACGTTGTGTGGTAAAGGTTTCGCAAGAAAGGACGCTTTGAAAAGACATTTCGATACACAAACTTGCAAGAGAAATAGACAGAAGCTCCTTAGTATAGGAGGTGATATAAACGAGATTCTTGAAAGAGCCCGACAGAGCGGtgcaaatatatatagtgGCCCCGCTAAACAAACCTCTCCATAG
- the ISM1 gene encoding isoleucine--tRNA ligase ISM1, whose translation MFRAFISIRNASSHSYQKTLRLPKTKFPNRSNLQKAFDQLIPQSSQQIYTQQYDELIVKLSKISECPDSMKLDFLRDNVFILHDGPPYANGDLHLGHALNKILKDIINRHQLLNGKHVVYIPGWDCHGLPIELKALNKLNDKLDTISPMKIRSIARAHAQKTIKAQKEQFEQFGILTDWKTRYLTMDPKFEINQLNVFQELFKRNLIKRQRKPVYWGTETKTALAEGELEYKEDHVSTSAYVKFPLTEKSKESLDVGAIPTYLLIWTSTPWTLLSNRAICFNESLQYVLLRFNNEYLILEKNLAENLSFISGYEVVKSLDPKILSGLSYTNPLVKDDIARPLFHGDHVTSTTGTGLVHTAPGHGHEDYTIGIQNSLEVYSPVDHEGRYDLNELPFHLQTYFKEEESGKGCKVLDTHTTKKIIDLLDKENMLAHHHEYIHSYPYDWRSKKPIVIRATPQWFADLHDIKSAALRALEDVKFFPERGMNRLTSFIKNRNEWCISRQRYWGVPIPSLHKRDDPDTVLMNEETLSHIIKTIESKGIDAWFAESTEESMYEWLPEKYHAIAKDYYRGTDTVDVWFDSGTSWHVIADWYKNIAGLKSQLPEPLADVYLEGSDQHRGWFQSSLLTKVGSTGIDEAPYKKVITHGFTLDENGIKMSKSIGNTISPLAIIKGDDKRKLPALGVDGLRLLVAQSNFTSDIVAGPTVMKHVADALKKFRLTFKFILGNLQESTEFELLPFSELRRIDQYTLLNLKILCEETQKLYNQHNFSNVLTQVQYHMNNDLSALYFSVIKDSLYSDSLTSSKRRSIQTTLFHIFDAYRSIMAPVIPLMVQEAWNYIPKEWFGKSPRNSLSGVETAFTRQWCNSLREIPDSNENLLHSFSNNELKLLSSFTQKFNTLDNVTKPLQLKVTLYCQEPELLPFTREEIEDLLQVGELVIETGSQSDLPYLELSSTTVQLKLEESVLHKCPRCWKHNSPNEDTLCHRCEEVINDS comes from the coding sequence atGTTTCGTGCATTTATATCCATTCGAAATGCTTCATCGCATTCATACCAGAAGACATTGCGATTGCCCAAAACAAAGTTCCCAAATAGGTCGAACTTGCAAAAGGCCTTTGATCAGTTAATTCCGCAAAGTTCGCAGCAAATTTATACTCAACAGTACGATGAGCTTATTGTAAAGCTTTCCAAGATATCTGAATGTCCAGATTCGATGAAGCTTGATTTCTTGCGTGAtaatgttttcattttacATGATGGGCCACCTTACGCTAATGGTGATTTGCATCTTGGTCATGCTTTGAACAAGATTTTAAAGGATATCATCAATAGACACCAACTATTGAACGGAAAACATGTTGTGTACATTCCAGGCTGGGATTGCCACGGGCTCCCAATAGAATTAAAAGCTTTGAACAAGTTAAATGATAAGTTGGACACTATTTCGCCCATGAAAATTAGATCTATTGCAAGGGCGCATGCGCAAAAGACAATTAAGGCGCAAAAGGAACAGTTTGAACAGTTTGGTATTTTAACCGACTGGAAAACTAGGTATCTCACAATGGATCCcaaatttgaaatcaatcaattaaaTGTCTTCCAGGAACTCTTCAAGAGAAATTTGATTAAAAGGCAACGGAAACCGGTATACTGGGGGACAGAAACGAAAACTGCTTTAGCAGAAGGTGAATTGGAGTATAAAGAAGACCATGTCTCCACTTCGGCGTATGTGAAATTTCCTTTGACTGAGAAAAGTAAAGAATCTTTAGACGTTGGTGCCATCCCAACTTATCTATTAATTTGGACAAGTACACCATGGACATTGCTCTCAAATAGAGCAATATGTTTCAACGAATCTTTGCAATATGTTTTACTGAGATTTAACAATGAGTATCTAATCCTGGAAAAAAATCTGGCTGAAAACCTCAGCTTTATTTCAGGTTACGAAGTGGTGAAGTCTTTGGACCCCAAAATCTTGTCTGGTCTATCTTACACAAACCCTCTGGTTAAAGATGATATTGCTCGTCCTTTATTCCATGGTGACCATGTCACTAGCACTACTGGTACTGGTTTGGTCCATACCGCCCCTGGCCATGGTCATGAAGATTACACAATCGGGATTCAGAACTCCCTTGAAGTTTACTCGCCCGTAGACCATGAGGGTAGGTatgatttgaatgaattaCCATTTCATTTACAGACCTatttcaaggaagaagaatctgGTAAGGGTTGTAAAGTTCTAGATACCCACACgactaaaaaaattattgatTTGTTGGACAAAGAGAATATGTTGGCCCATCATCATGAATACATTCATTCATATCCTTATGATTGGAGATCGAAAAAACCTATTGTTATTCGTGCCACACCACAATGGTTTGCTGATTTACACGATATCAAATCAGCAGCATTAAGAGCTCTGGAGGATGTAAAGTTCTTCCCGGAACGTGGAATGAATAGACTCACTTCCTTCATAAAAAACAGAAACGAATGGTGTATTTCAAGACAAAGATATTGGGGTGTTCCAATCCCTTCTTTACACAAAAGAGATGATCCTGATACAGTGTTGATGAATGAAGAAACATTATCGCATATTATTAAAACCATAGAATCTAAAGGAATTGATGCATGGTTTGCTGAATCTACGGAAGAATCAATGTATGAGTGGCTACCCGAAAAGTATCATGCCATCGCGAAAGATTACTACAGAGGAACCGATACAGTCGATGTCTGGTTTGACAGCGGTACAAGTTGGCATGTCATTGCTGATTGGTATAAAAACATTGCAGGATTAAAGTCACAATTACCAGAGCCGCTTGCAGACGTTTATCTCGAAGGTTCTGATCAGCATAGAGGTTGGTTCCAAAGTTCATTATTGACTAAAGTTGGCTCTACTGGAATCGACGAGGCTCCTTACAAAAAAGTTATTACACACGGTTTTACGTTAGATGAGAATGGTATCAAAATGTCCAAGTCAATAGGTAATACAATTTCCCCTTTGGCAATAATCAAAGGGGATgataaaagaaaattgcCTGCTTTAGGTGTCGATGGTTTGCGTCTATTGGTTGCACAATCCAACTTTACATCTGATATTGTAGCAGGTCCGACCGTCATGAAACACGTTGCTGAtgctttgaagaaatttaGACTCACATTCAAATTTATATTAGGTAATTTGCAAGAATCCACAGAGTTTGAACTACTTCCCTTCTCTGAATTACGCAGAATAGACCAATATACTCTCTTGAATCTAAAGATACTATGTGAAGAGACTCAAAAGTTGTACAACCAACACAACTTTTCGAACGTGCTAACTCAGGTCCAATATCATATGAACAATGACTTATCAGCATTGTACTTTAGCGTTATCAAAGATTCATTATATTCTGATTCACTAACTTCAAGTAAAAGGCGTTCCATTCAAACAACCCTTTTCCATATATTCGATGCTTATCGTAGCATCATGGCCCCAGTTATTCCACTCATGGTTCAGGAGGCATGGAATTACATTCCTAAAGAGTGGTTTGGGAAATCTCCTAGAAATTCTTTATCGGGCGTGGAAACAGCATTCACAAGGCAATGGTGTAATAGCTTAAGGGAAATTCCAGATTCTAACGAAAATTTGTTGCACAGCTTTTCTAATAATGAACTTAAACTTTTGAGCTCTTTCACTCAAAAGTTTAACACGTTGGATAATGTAACTAAACCATTGCAACTGAAGGTTACGCTCTATTGTCAAGAGCCCGAATTACTACCGTTTACTCGCgaagaaatagaagatTTATTACAAGTCGGTGAACTGGTTATAGAAACAGGCTCTCAATCAGATTTGCCATATCTTGAATTAAGTTCGACTACTGTTCAATTGAAGTTGGAGGAGAGTGTGTTACATAAATGTCCAAGATGTTGGAAGCATAACTCGCCTAATGAAGATACATTATGTCATCGTTGTGAGGAAGTGATTAACGATTCATAA
- the MRX11 gene encoding Mrx11p, with product MRLSQSYIGLGLKNGSSLLQSNRRILLKTPQVSTYVFKGKRFKTDSVQSTNANDKLHRIIKRSSFLTKLNSNPKYKHYFDKLSEAGAVSTVTSFLILHEITAIIPLFALWGILYNLDISDQYEMPVYFKDLFNKCGESISKLVGEYDNGWDRDRLVVSGAISYAIVKFLYPVRVLFSLWAAPYMGMLVVAPFKKLRALFR from the coding sequence ATGAGATTATCACAAAGCTACATTGGGCTAGGATTAAAGAATGGTTCATCACTGCTTCAAAGCAATCGGAGAATCCTCTTGAAAACACCCCAAGTATCTACTTATGTTTTCAAAGGGAAAAGATTCAAAACGGATTCAGTTCAATCGACAAATGCCAATGATAAACTACATAGAATCATTAAACGATCAAGCTTTTTAACGAAATTAAACTCCAATCCTAAGTATAAACACTACTTTGATAAACTATCGGAAGCAGGAGCGGTGTCTACAGTAACTTCATTTTTAATCTTGCATGAAATAACAGCAATTATACCACTTTTTGCATTATGGGGAATACTCTATAATCTCGATATTTCAGATCAATACGAAATGCCCgtatatttcaaagaccTGTTCAATAAGTGCGGTGAGAGCATAAGTAAATTAGTTGGAGAATATGATAATGGGTGGGATAGAGATCGATTAGTGGTTTCTGGCGCCATATCGTATGCTATAGTGAAATTTCTTTATCCCGTGCGAGTCCTTTTCAGCCTTTGGGCTGCCCCTTATATGGGGATGTTAGTAGTCGCACCGTTTAAGAAATTAAGGGCACTGTTTAGGTGA
- the SSN3 gene encoding cyclin-dependent serine/threonine protein kinase SSN3, with amino-acid sequence MSYYRLNNGQGGNNNRWPQQLSHQEMLANHSKLILDKNKPAGTQSKPPIVMASNNVFSIGPYRQRKDSSRVSVLQKYEIIGYIAAGTYGKVYKAKSRDYDNNRNGNDVIVLDSPDPISADSNLDINSINRSTRQHEANENLTTTDFRKPFNKRFTPNERNNSTQIRFNSGSEQNTGMNSSNLTNNSRKPSQIQFYAIKKFKTEREGVEHYTGISQSACREMSLCRELDNNHLTKLVEIFLEKKSIYMVSEFAEHDLLQIIHFHSHPEKRLIPSRMLKSIMWQILDGVSYLHQNWILHRDLKPANIMVTVDGCVKIGDLGLARKFNNMIQTLYTGDKVVVTIWYRAPELILGARHYTPAIDLWAVGCIFAELIGLRPIFKGEEAKMESKKSVLFQANQFQRILEVMGTPDHKIWPNISSYPEYPQLAKMPKYRESLTTWYQTAGGKDKAALDILYRLLTYDPIRRIDAIDALDHPYFTNGDPPVCENVFEGLNYKYPPRRIHTNDNDITNVGNDNNPNHSQKQTIHSNNNNKNGSINGLGVNKRVLAAAAAAAAAAAVSGNGNNPSNNNMAAGGSVRKKRK; translated from the coding sequence ATGTCTTACTATCGATTGAATAACGGTCAAGGTGGTAATAACAATCGTTGGCCACAGCAACTTTCACATCAGGAGATGTTGGCGAATCATTCGAAGCTGATTTTAGATAAGAACAAACCTGCTGGTACTCAGAGTAAACCACCTATCGTAATGGCGAGCAACAATGTTTTTTCCATTGGTCCTTACCGTCAAAGAAAGGATAGCTCAAGGGTCTCGGTGCTACAAAAGTATGAAATTATAGGTTATATCGCAGCGGGTACATATGGTAAGGTTTATAAAGCGAAGTCTAGGGATTATGATAATAATAGGAATGGCAACGATGTTATAGTTCTTGACTCTCCCGATCCTATCAGTGCTGACTCGAATTTAGACATTAACTCCATCAATAGATCAACAAGGCAACATGAGGCAAATGAAAATCTAACTACAACAGACTTTAGAAAACCTTTCAATAAACGTTTTACTCCCAACGAAAGGAATAATTCAACTCAAATTAGGTTTAATAGCGGGTCAGAGCAAAATACTGGGAtgaattcttccaatttaACTAACAATTCGAGAAAACCATCACAGATCCAATTCTATGCTATtaaaaagttcaaaactGAAAGAGAAGGGGTAGAGCATTATACAGGGATATCTCAAAGTGCTTGTAGAGAAATGTCACTTTGTCGAGAGTTGGATAATAACCATTTGACGAAATTAGTCGAAATATTtttggagaagaaaagcaTATACATGGTATCGGAGTTTGCTGAGCACgaccttcttcaaattattCACTTCCACTCTCATCCTGAGAAAAGACTAATACCTTCTAGGATGCTCAAATCAATAATGTGGCAAATATTGGATGGTGTGTCTTATTTGCATCAAAACTGGATACTTCATAGGGATCTAAAGCCGGCTAATATTATGGTTACCGTTGATGGTTGTGTTAAGATAGGTGATCTAGGTTTAGCAAGAAAATTCAATAACATGATTCAAACATTATACACTGGTGATAAGGTTGTTGTTACAATTTGGTATCGTGCACCTGAATTAATACTTGGTGCTCGTCATTATACTCCAGCTATTGATCTTTGGGCTGTTGGTTGCATTTTTGCAGAACTCATAGGTTTGAGGCCAATATTCAAAGGGGAAGAAGCTAAAATGGAATCTAAAAAGAGTGTTCTCTTTCAGGCTAACCAATTCCAAAGGATACTCGAGGTTATGGGAACGCCAGATCATAAAATATGGCCTAACATCAGTAGCTATCCAGAATACCCTCAACTCGCGAAAATGCCGAAATACAGAGAATCGTTAACAACATGGTACCAGACCGCTGGTGGTAAGGATAAAGCTGCTTTGGACATTCTTTACCGTTTGCTAACATATGATCCAATTCGCAGGATAGATGCTATTGATGCTTTAGATCATCCTTACTTCACTAACGGTGATCCACCTGTTTGTGAGAACGTCTTTGAAGGTCTTAACTACAAGTATCCTCCTAGACGCATTCATACAAACGATAATGATATTACAAATGTAGGAAACGACAATAACCCTAATCACTCTCAGAAGCAAACAATACATTctaataacaacaataaaaacGGCAGTATAAATGGACTAGGTGTAAACAAAAGGGTATTGgctgctgccgctgctgccgctgctgcCGCCGCCGTTTCAGGCAATGGCAATAACCCATCTAATAACAATATGGCGGCTGGAGGTTCAGTACgtaaaaagagaaagtaA
- the NOP4 gene encoding mRNA-binding ribosome biosynthesis protein NOP4, with translation MSGNMEKKDEGLDLKTLFVRGVPFEATDEEFGNFFSQFSPIKHAVIVKDSEGASRGFGFVSFAVEDDTKEALSQARKTKFLGRLLRVDIAKRRDRNRKGDAKEASNESEDTKSEAEKKIESDNDLMKGKPKLIIRNMPWSCRDPTKLKKIFGQYGTVVEASIPRKRDGRLCGFAFVTMNRISNCKLAIENTKDLTIDGRKVAVDFAIQKSRWEEYKTEHKELEAPQENTESDSESESGSEDAAEEEQDDDSEEDDVELQSDEQLSEDEEEEDEEEEQEEEKPQKKNRKEDFSIFVRNVPYDATQESLADHFNVFGPVKYALPVIDKETGLAKGTAFVAFKTEQAYENCLSNAPATGSTSLLISDDVSPEYVYQGRVLAISPTLDRESAGRMFERNAEKRKEVLGKAPGEKDRRNLYLLNEGRIVEGSKLAQLLTPADMEVREKSYKLRVEQLKKNPSLHLSMTRLAIRNIPRAMTEKSLKALARKAVVEFAKEVKEGKRHALNKEEIVRSTKEKYKFMSEEEIEAVKKKDKKHGIVRQSKIIMEVKGSTVGRSRGYGFVEFRDHKTALMCLRWLNAHEVTKEEIIEGLTEEEQKLLDPDSFKKRRLVVEFAIENANVVKRRREKVQESRIQSLKRKRAEESSAEKAKEAQANAPEVPTKSGLSNDIKTIIGAKRRRKNKGRS, from the coding sequence ATGAGTGGAAACATGGAGAAAAAGGATGAAGGTCTTGATTTAAAGACACTTTTTGTGCGTGGGGTACCGTTCGAGGCTACTGATGAAGAGTTTGGTAACTTCTTCTCACAGTTCTCTCCAATAAAGCATGCTGTTATTGTGAAGGATAGTGAGGGTGCTAGCAGAGGGTTTGGGTTTGTTAGTTTTGCTGTAGAAGATGACACAAAGGAAGCATTATCTCAGGCTAGGAAGACGAAGTTTCTAGGTCGTTTGTTGAGGGTAGATATTGCCAAGAGAAGAGATCGTAATCGTAAGGGCGACGCCAAAGAGGCTTCAAACGAATCAGAAGATACTAAAAGTGAggcagaaaagaagatcgaGAGTGATAACGATTTGATGAAGGGTAAACCTAAGTTGATTATCAGAAATATGCCATGGTCTTGTCGTGATCCAACTAAgctaaagaaaatatttgGTCAGTACGGTACCGTTGTTGAAGCCAGCATTCCAAGGAAGAGAGACGGTAGACTATGTGGGTTTGCCTTTGTTACTATGAACAGAATCTCTAATTGTAAGCTTGCAATCGAAAATACTAAAGATTTGACTATCGATGGTAGAAAAGTGGCAGTTGATTTTGCTATTCAAAAAAGCAGATGGGAAGAGTACAAGACTGAACACAAGGAGTTAGAAGCCCCTCAAGAAAATACTGAATCTGATTCCGAATCTGAATCCGGCTCCGAAGATGCCGCAGAAGAGGAgcaagatgatgattctgaagaagatgatgtCGAACTTCAATCGGATGAACAACTTAGTGAagacgaggaagaagaagatgaagaagaagagcaggaagaagagaaaccccagaagaaaaacagaaagGAAGATTTCTCCATTTTCGTTCGTAATGTGCCATATGATGCCACACAAGAATCTTTGGCAGATCATTTCAACGTATTCGGTCCTGTTAAATATGCTTTACCCGTTATTGACAAAGAAACTGGTCTAGCAAAGGGTACCGCTTTTGTTGCTTTCAAAACAGAACAAGCTTATGAAAACTGTTTAAGTAATGCACCAGCCACAGGCAGCACTTCCCTTTTAATAAGTGACGATGTCAGTCCCGAATACGTTTACCAAGGCCGTGTTCTTGCTATTTCCCCAACATTAGATAGAGAATCTGCTGGTAGAatgtttgaaagaaatgcggaaaagaggaaagagGTCTTAGGTAAAGCACCGGGTGAGAAGGATAGACGTAATCTATACTTGTTAAACGAAGGTAGAATCGTGGAAGGCTCGAAACTAGCTCAGTTATTAACACCTGCCGATATGGAAGTCAGGGAAAAATCTTACAAATTGAGAGTtgaacaattgaagaagaacccaAGTTTGCATCTTTCCATGACAAGATTAGCTATTAGAAACATCCCAAGAGCTATGACAGAAAAGAGTCTTAAAGCATTAGCACGTAAAGCTGTCGTTGAATTTGCTAAAGAAGTAAAGGAAGGGAAGAGACATGCTCTTAATAAGGAAGAAATTGTGAGATCTACTAAAGAGAAGTATAAATTTATgtcagaagaagaaatagaagctgtgaagaagaaggataaAAAACATGGTATCGTAAGGCAGTCAAAGATCATCATGGAAGTCAAGGGCTCCACGGTTGGTAGAAGTAGAGGTTATGGTTTCGTTGAATTTAGAGATCACAAGACCGCATTAATGTGCTTAAGATGGCTTAACGCTCATGAAGttacaaaagaagagattaTCGAAGGCcttacagaagaagagcaaaaaCTTCTAGATCCAGATagtttcaagaaaagaagattagTTGTCGAATTTGCCATTGAAAATGCAAACGTtgtgaaaagaagaagggaaaagGTTCAAGAATCTAGAATTCAATCTCTAAAGAGGAAACGTGCTGAAGAATCTAGTGCAGAAAAGGCAAAGGAAGCACAAGCAAATGCACCAGAGGTGCCAACAAAGTCAGGACTAAGTAATGATATTAAAACCATCATTGGTGCCAAGCgtagaagaaaaaacaagGGACGTTCTTGA